One window of the Herbiconiux sp. L3-i23 genome contains the following:
- a CDS encoding glycosyltransferase, with amino-acid sequence MAHILFLTLDGGGNVAPVIPIAHELLRRGHAVRFLAAPTQIETLAADDLDAAPYRRARGWYPRTTSGAKGALAFARLLSDPGYADDLADELAGTPADVVVMDALIPASISRAVRGRVPVVVLMHTLAEFFLRNRAVTALTSLQGVRARDAWASANSVLVTSDRLLDPASRREFPPNFIWTGPAERQPWDSSETSTPLPRLLVSLSTVAAPGQAAVLQRILDAVAHLPITVLATTGPAIDATRLRAGVNTELVASASHATVLPTVSAVIGHGGHSTTMRSLMNGKPMVIIPCDTRIDQPLVGRAVERAGAGIVLRKHAAPSMIAEAVTTLLKRPDYRRSAEAIRSRLRAAHGVDAACHAILHAAGHQDVPRAPL; translated from the coding sequence ATGGCACACATCCTCTTCCTCACGCTCGACGGCGGCGGCAACGTCGCCCCGGTGATCCCGATCGCCCACGAACTCCTCCGCCGCGGCCACGCGGTCCGCTTCCTCGCGGCGCCGACGCAGATCGAAACGCTCGCCGCCGACGACCTCGACGCAGCCCCCTACCGTCGTGCTCGCGGCTGGTACCCGCGCACGACGTCCGGCGCGAAGGGCGCGCTCGCGTTCGCCCGCCTGCTCTCCGATCCCGGCTACGCCGACGATCTCGCCGACGAACTGGCCGGCACCCCGGCCGATGTGGTCGTGATGGACGCTCTTATCCCCGCCTCCATCTCCCGGGCGGTGCGGGGCCGGGTCCCAGTCGTGGTCCTGATGCACACCCTGGCGGAGTTCTTCCTCCGCAACCGCGCGGTCACCGCCCTCACCTCACTGCAAGGCGTGCGCGCACGCGACGCTTGGGCGTCGGCGAACTCTGTCCTCGTGACATCGGATCGCCTCCTCGATCCCGCATCCCGGCGAGAGTTCCCGCCGAACTTCATCTGGACCGGGCCTGCCGAGCGCCAGCCATGGGACTCGAGCGAGACATCCACCCCGCTCCCTCGTCTCCTCGTCAGCCTCAGCACGGTCGCGGCGCCCGGCCAGGCCGCGGTGCTGCAGCGCATCCTCGATGCCGTCGCGCATCTTCCGATCACGGTTCTCGCGACGACCGGTCCCGCGATCGACGCGACCCGCCTCCGCGCCGGTGTGAACACTGAACTCGTGGCGTCGGCGTCGCACGCGACCGTGCTGCCGACCGTCAGTGCCGTCATCGGTCACGGCGGTCACTCGACGACGATGCGGTCGCTGATGAACGGCAAACCGATGGTGATCATCCCGTGCGACACCCGCATCGACCAGCCGCTGGTCGGACGCGCGGTCGAACGGGCGGGGGCGGGGATCGTGCTGCGGAAGCACGCGGCGCCCTCCATGATCGCCGAGGCGGTCACGACCCTGCTGAAGCGGCCCGACTATCGGCGGTCAGCGGAGGCGATCCGCTCACGGCTGCGGGCGGCGCACGGTGTGGATGCCGCGTGTCACGCGATCCTGCACGCGGCGGGACACCAGGACGTCCCGCGGGCACCCCTCTAG
- a CDS encoding alpha/beta fold hydrolase, with amino-acid sequence MGFITTQDGTEIFFKDWGEGQPIVFSHGWPLSADDWDAQMMFFLANGYRVIAHDRRGHGRSTQTSGGHDMDHYAADLAALTEHLDLHDAIHVGHSTGGGEVAHYIGQHGESRVARAVLISAVPPIMVKTENNPGGLPKEVFDGIQEQVATRRSEFYRELPSQQFYGYNRPDREPSEAIIANWWRQGMMGGAKAHYDGVVAFSQTDFTDDLKKISVPTLVMHGDDDQVVPYEDSGPLSAKLVQNGTLKTYAGFPHGMPTTEAATINADLLEWLKS; translated from the coding sequence ATGGGTTTCATCACCACGCAAGACGGTACGGAGATCTTCTTCAAGGACTGGGGCGAGGGGCAGCCCATCGTCTTCAGTCATGGCTGGCCGCTGTCGGCCGACGACTGGGATGCGCAGATGATGTTCTTCCTGGCCAACGGCTACCGGGTCATCGCGCACGACCGCCGTGGTCACGGCCGGTCGACGCAGACGAGCGGCGGCCACGACATGGACCACTACGCCGCCGACCTCGCAGCCCTCACCGAGCACCTCGACCTGCACGACGCCATCCACGTCGGTCACTCGACCGGCGGCGGCGAGGTCGCGCACTACATCGGCCAGCACGGCGAGAGCCGCGTCGCCCGCGCGGTGCTGATCAGCGCGGTGCCGCCCATCATGGTGAAGACCGAGAACAACCCCGGCGGTCTGCCGAAGGAGGTGTTCGACGGCATCCAGGAGCAGGTCGCGACGCGTCGTTCGGAGTTCTACCGGGAGCTGCCGTCGCAGCAGTTCTACGGCTACAACCGGCCGGACCGCGAGCCGTCGGAGGCGATCATCGCGAACTGGTGGCGTCAGGGCATGATGGGCGGCGCGAAGGCTCACTACGACGGTGTCGTCGCGTTCTCGCAGACGGACTTCACCGACGACCTGAAGAAGATCTCGGTGCCCACGCTCGTCATGCACGGAGACGACGACCAGGTCGTCCCCTACGAGGACTCGGGCCCGCTCTCGGCGAAGCTGGTGCAGAACGGCACCCTGAAGACGTACGCCGGTTTCCCCCATGGCATGCCAACAACGGAGGCGGCGACGATCAACGCCGACCTCCTGGAGTGGCTCAAGTCCTAA
- a CDS encoding GAF domain-containing protein has product MALYEILRPVASFWYAYHLTRGADIPQPRTSPTASSGAGTPARILLLGNGPAHGWGVVSHQLALTGALANRLGARCGRAARVDYVGEEMMNAAAAPAWLRRADLATYDAVVVVMGMSDAVRLTPVPQWTASMRTVLGALRAGLPETSPILVAEIQAVRSVPVYDSLLGGVGQRHADRLNEATRTLVTEFERTWPFELGEPAPRHGGALGSTALYSDWADVIVDAIVPVLPVDCATGRDAVPSAPAWAGLERAKLMASGAPDSELARITAAARKAFKVPVAGVSLLEGDEVHYLGAGQPVAIPSEYAHCTLVVENGAPLVVQRSSLDSRFRGNPVIDLTKGDFYAGHPLYSSSGDAIGSFCLMGTAPRRMSPAAMERLGQFAAMAQIELWKLEAAAPDAVGVTDVQEPELA; this is encoded by the coding sequence GTGGCCCTCTACGAGATCCTTCGTCCTGTCGCGTCGTTCTGGTACGCCTACCACTTGACCCGTGGTGCCGACATCCCGCAGCCGCGGACCTCGCCGACGGCGTCGTCCGGTGCGGGAACCCCCGCCCGAATCCTGCTCCTCGGCAACGGGCCTGCGCATGGATGGGGCGTCGTCTCGCACCAGCTGGCCCTCACCGGCGCCCTCGCCAACCGGCTCGGAGCGCGATGCGGTCGCGCCGCGCGGGTCGACTACGTCGGCGAAGAGATGATGAACGCGGCGGCCGCCCCCGCGTGGCTGCGTCGCGCCGACCTCGCCACCTACGACGCCGTCGTCGTCGTCATGGGGATGAGCGACGCGGTGCGTCTCACCCCGGTGCCGCAGTGGACGGCGTCGATGCGCACGGTGCTCGGAGCGCTGCGGGCGGGGCTGCCCGAGACGTCGCCGATCCTCGTCGCCGAGATCCAGGCCGTACGGTCGGTGCCCGTCTACGACTCGCTCCTCGGCGGCGTCGGCCAGCGTCACGCGGACAGGTTGAACGAGGCCACCCGCACGCTCGTCACCGAGTTCGAGCGCACCTGGCCGTTCGAGCTCGGCGAGCCCGCACCGCGGCATGGCGGGGCGCTCGGCAGCACGGCGCTCTACAGCGACTGGGCCGACGTCATCGTCGACGCGATCGTCCCTGTTCTTCCGGTCGACTGCGCCACCGGACGTGACGCTGTGCCGTCGGCGCCCGCGTGGGCGGGGCTCGAACGGGCGAAGCTGATGGCGAGCGGCGCGCCCGACTCCGAACTCGCCCGCATCACCGCCGCCGCCCGTAAAGCGTTCAAGGTGCCGGTCGCCGGCGTCAGCCTCCTCGAAGGCGACGAGGTGCACTACCTCGGCGCCGGGCAGCCGGTCGCGATCCCCAGCGAATACGCGCACTGCACCCTCGTCGTCGAGAACGGGGCGCCCCTCGTCGTGCAGCGCTCAAGCCTCGACTCCCGGTTCCGCGGCAACCCCGTCATCGACCTCACCAAGGGCGACTTCTACGCCGGTCACCCGCTGTACTCGTCGTCGGGCGACGCGATCGGATCGTTCTGCCTCATGGGAACCGCGCCTCGTCGGATGTCGCCCGCCGCGATGGAGCGGCTCGGCCAGTTCGCGGCGATGGCGCAGATCGAGCTCTGGAAGCTCGAGGCGGCGGCCCCTGACGCGGTCGGCGTCACCGACGTGCAAGAGCCTGAGCTGGCGTAG